ATGCGATTTCAGCCCGGGGAGGGACTCTACCAGCAGTGAATGCCGGGGCCTATCGGATTAGTGAGCAGATGGTGGACTATCTGACGCACAAGACCAGAAATCCCCATGCTTCCAGTCTGGCTGCTATCATCGCCTATGAATTAAAGGCAGAGCATGAGCAAAAGGATGTACCGATTATGATCTATGATTCAGTGGCGGTTGACCAGTTTGAGCCCGTGGCCCGGCTATCAGGCTTAAAGGGGGCTGACCGAGTCAGTGGCAGCCATGCCTTAAATACCCGTGCGGTAGCCATGAAGGTTTGCCAGGACCTGGGAACTCGCTATGAGGCAAGTAATTTGATTGTTTGCCATATGGGGGGAGGTATTTCAACTAGTGCCCACCAAAAAGGTCGGATGATTGATAACATTTCTGATGATGAAGGCCCTATGGGGATGGACCGGACCGGTGAACTTCCTTTATTAGCACTCTTTAAAGTGATAGAGGGCTATTCTTATGAAGAAATGGTCCGATTAAATAAACAAGAGGGCGGTATTAAATCGTATACAGGTCATACAGATATGCGGCAAGTACAAGCCGAGGCTGACCACGGTAATGCTTATTACCAACTAGTGATCGATGCCTTTGTCTATCAAATTGCTAAAGCTATTGGCTCATTAGCTACTGTCCTTAAAGGAAAGGTAGATCGGATTATTCTTACCGGGGGAGTCGCTCATTCCCAAAAAATAACGGAGGCAATCAGTGACCGAGTAGCCTTTATCGCCCCGGTTATTGTGGAAGCTGGCGAACATGAAATGATCGCCCTATCGAAAGGGGCAGAACGAGTGCTCTTGGGTCAAGAAGATATGCAAGAGTTCACAGGATAATTTAAATAAACTAATGAATGGTTTAAAGAGGCTGGGGGAAACCCCCGGCCTTATTTTATTTCTTAGTGAGGCTAAGAATGCTTAGGTGACAAGGAGAGATTATAGCGCCTGTAAGCTAGCCTATCTTCCTTACTAAATATGTAGAACTCTTAAAAGTAGGCAAAGAAAAAGCTCCCTACCCTGTGGTAGAAAGCTCTTTATCTAGGTGTATCTATTTTATGAAGGCTAGTTTATATAATAATCTTTTTATTGGCGTCCTTTTTCAAGAATTTCCTTCCAATAATCGTTATAGTAGTCGGTTTTTTCTTTATTAACGAAGGCTGCAATACCATATTCGGCTTGTTCAGATTGGAAAAGTTTCAAGATGGCATCAATTTCAATTTGAATCCCTTCATCAATGCTTTTACCGCTTTGTTCATCGATAACCCGGTTGGCAGTGAAAATGGATGAAGGAGAGCGTTCGTGGATCTTTTCAACGAATTTAGAGTTATCGATACCTTCTACCGGTTCCCCGTAAATGGTCTTCATAATATTTTCATCACTGAAGGCCACTAATTGGTCATGGTAGTCTTCAGGAATTTCACGTTCCCGGTATTTGTCAGGCATATTATTAATTAATTCTTTAGCTGCCACATAAATTTCTTCTTCTGTATTTGCTCGGGCATGGGATAAGCCTAATTTTTCGGTGTCATCAGGTCCGAAGATGGTCCCAGTCATAGCGAAGAATTTAGCCATTTCCTTGCCTAATTGGTGGTTTAATCGCAGCATGCCACCGTAGCCTGGGATAATTCCTAAAGTAGATTCAGGAAGGCCAAATTTGGCTTTGTCAGTGACAATCATGGCCCGACTGGCTAAGGCCAGTTCACAACCGCCGCCCAGGGCCCAGCCGTCAACTACTGCGATTAATGGTTTCTTACATTGTTCCATTTTGCCACGGATTACTTTGTGGCCTTTCATATTTTCTTCAAAGGCGGCCCAGTTCTTCGCACGAATATTGTCTAAGAACCAAGCGATGTCTCCCCCAGCAATAAAGGCCTTATCACCGGCACCTCTTAGAAGCATGCCTTCTACTTCATCATTTTCTTCACCACTTGTGATGGCGTCCCCAATCATATTCACCACTTGGGTATCAATCGCGTTGAGGACTTCGGGACGATTGACCAAAATTGTCATAATACCATCTTTAATCGAAGTTACTACATAGTCAGACATAATCATTTCCCTTTCTATTTTATACGCTTTGAACTAAATAACGCCTTTTTCTTTTAGTGACTGGATGTCTTCTTCACTGTAACCCAGGTCGGTTAATATTTCCTGATTGTGTTCTCCTAAGCGGGGCGCATGGTTAAATGGTATTTTTTTATCATCTGAGAATTGGACTGGCGAAGCAGGCATGGCCACACGTTTGCCATCCTTACCAAATTCCATATTTTCCAGGTAATTATTAGCCCAGGCTTGTTTATCATTTGGAATTTCATCAAAAGTTTGTGCCCGTTCAAAGGTAAAGTCTTCAGCCAGCATTTTATTAATCAGATCTTGACTTTCCATATTACCAATAGCTGCTTCTACTTGTTTGACAAATTCTGATTGCTTAGGATTCTTTTGGAAGGCATCCAAGGTATTGACGCTTTCATCATCGATATATTCCTCTAAACCGATAATCTTCATGAAGCGAGGGAATTCACTTTCATAGCGCACGAGGCAGAGCATGATCCATTCGCCGTCTTTGGTTTGATAGGATTGTAGGAAGGGGTTATTGGGATGCATACGGTCTTTAGGATAGTGGTCCTCGTATTGGGAAGAAACAATCATCATCTTATTACAGAAAATGGCAGAACCTAAAAGTGATACACGGACTTCTTCCCCTTGACCGGTTTGTCTTTGCTTGAGTAGAGCGGCTAAAATCCCACTTAAGAGGGAAAGACCAGCCACACTATCTCCAACCCCTGAAGGAGCAGAAATTGGGGGATGGTTAACTGGTGCTAAGCTGGCCATAAAGCCACCGCGGGCCCAATAACCCACGACATCATAACCTGGACGATGGGCTTCTTCGCCTTTAGTCCCGTAACCTGAAAAATGACCCCAAATTAAATGAGGAAATTTGGCCTTTAGGGTTTCATAGCCTAAGCCTAATTTTTCTAAGGAATGAATGCGAATATTGGAAATAAAAACATCGGCTTCTTCAAGTAATTGCATCATGATTTGATAACCTTCTTCGCTTTTTAGGTTTAGGGTAATCCCTTTTTTATTGAGGTTATCGGTTTCAAAAATAGGGTTTTCATCCTCAGTAGCGGTAACGTTCATGGTGGCACCGGTCCCTCTTAATTGGTCTCCAGAGGGGGCTTCCACCTTGAGAACATCTGCTCCCCAGTCAGCCATTACGCGGGCTGTAGTTGGAGCGGCTACCATGGTAGAAAAATCAATAACTTTTACGCCATCAAGTAATTGAATGTTCATTATATAGTATCCTTTCTCTTCCGTTTTGCCCATGAGTGGAAGTGAAAAGACTTGTTTTGCTTTCAACTCCTATTATAGTGAAGAAAATCACGAAATTGTATTTCAAAAAAGGCAAAGGCCCCTTACAGGAAATGCAAGAGGCCAGATAAATCAGTAAAAGATAAAAATTATTTGTATTCCTCAGTGATAAATTGACGCACATATTGGGTGAAGACGTCCACACTATATGAAGGGAGGTTTTCTTTCTTTTTTATCATATAGATAGGACGTTTAATAGGTAGGTCGACAATGGGTAGGATTTTAACACCAACGGTTCCGGCAATGGTATTTTCAGAGACCAGGGCAACCCCAATATCATTTCTTACCATAGCCATTAGGGTATTGTCGTCGACCACCCGGTGGATAGTATGAATGGGATAGGTCTTCTTCGAAATAGAGGCCAATTGCAAGTTAGTGATCAATTTTTTGAAATTTTCGTTATCACTGGTACGAATAAAGGTGAGGTCGACCGTTTCTTGTAGGGTGACTTGGTCTTTCTTGGCTAAGGGATGAGCATCGGGCACAGCTAAGGCTAGGCGTTCTTCAAAGAGGAGTTCCGTTTCAATTTGCGTATTGTAGTTATCAAAGCCAAAGTCACTGGCAAAAACGACATCTAATTTTTCATCCAGCAAGTCTTTAATCATTTGACTAGTAGGGAGTTGTTCAAAGTTAATCTTAAGGTTGCTGTCTGCTCTTTGGCAGTAGGCTAATAGGGAGGGAATCATGTTATTAGCAATGGAAAAGAGACTGTCACAAGAAATATGAATGGTGTCGTGGCGGATATCCGCCATGGATTGGAGGTCAAAAATTCCTTCTTCAATGGTACGAATGCTTTGGTAAGCATAGCGATAAAAAACCGTCCCATAGTCAGTTAAACGGACCCGGCCTTTATTGTTAATAAATAAGGGTACACCGGTCGTTTCTTCTAGACCTTGGATAGCTCGACTGAGCGTCGAGGTGGTGATAAAGAGTTTTTCAGCGGCTAAACTATAATTTTGATGTCTAGCAGCAACGATAAAATAGTAGAGGTGCTGGAGGTTGATGGATGACATTTTCATGATTCTATACTCCTTTGAATAGGTCTTGTATTTATTGCAAGGCTGTTTTGCATTTTATCAACTGGTGAAAGAGTGAGCAATACAGTAGGATGAAGGTGTAGCAAAAGTTAAAGCGCTTTCTTATATTTTACGAAAAAAGATCAATAAGACAAGCTGCCTCCAACTTTTCTATTTATAGACCATTGCCCATATGGTTAGGATTCTGTTAAGACTTGTTATTGCTTTCATTTTATCAAAAAAATATTATGCAAAGGAGATCCTTACTATGTCAAATCCATTATTAGAAGTTATCGGAACCAAATACCCTATTCTACAAGGTGCTATGGGGGGCGTGGCTTATCACCAATTGGTAGCCGCTGTTTCAGAAGCAGGTGGTTTAGGGATAATTGCTTCAGCGGGTATGGATAAAGAAACCCTCCATGAAGAAATTAGAAAAACTCGAGAACTAACTGATAAACCATTTGGGGTTAACTTGATGTTAATGTCACCAAATATTGCTGATATGATCGAAGTTATTGCCGAAGAAAAAGTTCCGGTCGTAACAACGGGTGCTGGAAATCCTAAGCCAGTGATCGAACCCTTGCACCAAGCAGGCTGTAAGGTAATTCCAGTTGTAGCGACAGCTAGACAAGCCGCAAAAATGGAAGCAGCCGGTGTCGATGCCGTGGTCTGTGAAGGAAACGAAGCCGGTGGACATATCGGGACAGTGGCAACCATGACCCTAACCCGCGCTGTTTCTAAGGCAGTTAAGATCCCTGTGGTGACTGCTGGGGGAGTTGCTGATGGTCATGGCCTGGCTGCTGCCTTCGCTTTAGGGGCATCTGGGGCGCAATTAGGTACAGTTTTAGTGGCTAGTGAAGAAGCACCAATCGCTGATAGTTATAAGGAAGCAACTGTTTCTGCTCAAGAAAATTCAACCTTTGAAATGGCCCGTGAAATTGGTTCTCCAATTCGTTTACTACAAACCAAAGGCTCTGACCACCTGCAAGAAATTATCGATAATGGCGGTGGCCGTGAAGATTTTGAACCTGTTAGTCTAGAACTATTAGTTAAAGGGGCTAAGGGAGATACTGAAAATGGTACAGTGACCATTGGCCAAATTGCTGGTGTCGTTGAAGAAGTTCGTCCAGTAAAAGAAATTCTTGACAGCATGGTTGAAGAAGCTGACCAAGTAATTTCATCACTAAGTATTCTTTAATAACTTAAGAAGTGATAAAAGCTGGAGTATCCCCATCACTCCAGCTTTTGTTATCTATTAGATGATAGAAAGAGGAGATGGTATGAAAGGTAAATATCTTATTCTAACAATTATAATGGCCTTTACAGTAGCTGGGGCTGTCGGTTTAAATATCAATTCGGTTGGTGTCTTCTTAGGGCCGGTTTCCAAAGATTTAAATGTTCTGACTGGGACCTTTGCAATCCACGCGACCCTGATTAGTTTTGGAACGGCCTTTGCGGCTTTTGCGGTTCCGGGCGTTTTAAAAAGGTTTTCCTTTAAGAAAGTCTTGATCGTAGCTTCATTAGTGACGGCCTTGTCCACCATGGCTATGGGGTTTTCGAATTCCATGTGGCAATTCTATATTCTAGCCTTTACCCGTGGCGTTTTTGCTGCCTTTTACGGGATTGTTCCCTTACAATTATTGATTAATAATTGGTATAAGGCTAAGCATGGGACGGTTTCAAGTGTGGTTTTTGCATTTTCAGGCGTAGCTGGTGCGATTTTTGCCCCGATGTTAACCCAACTGATCCAAAGTATTGGCTGGCGACAAACCTATCTGGTTCAAGCACTTTTATTTGTTCTCTTAGCCTTACCAGCTATTATCTATCCTTTTGCCTTTGATCCCCGTGATGAAAATAAACTACCTTATGGCTATCAAGAAGAGGCAGCTGATGCGGATGAAACAGGAGACGATAGTGGGGAAGAAGCCTTCTCCTATACCCAACCGACCTTTGTCTTGTTGATTGTAGCTAGTTTATTGATCACAGCTTTAACCGGTTTAGCCCAACACTTCCCTGCTATTGGCGAAGAGTACGGTTACTTACCAACTATGGCGGCATTAATGGTATCTGCAGGAATGTTAGGGAATATTATTTTTAAAATCATTATTGGTTTTATTTCTGATGCCAAGGGTGCGATGGTGTCGGTCTACACTATGCTAGCAACCATGGTTCTCGGCCTTATTGTCATTATGACCTTTAGAGTGGCAGAAATCTCATTATTGGGAAGTTTCCTCTATGGGGCAGTCTATTCTATTTCAGCGGTTGGCTTGGCCTTGGTGACCAAGCATATTTTCTCATTAAAGTTATTTGATAAGGTCTATCCTTCAGTGAACTTTATTGCTAATGCCGGAGCGGCCGTGGCTGTTTCTATGTATGGTTACCTCTATGATTTCAGCGGCTCTTACCGCTTAGCGATTATCTTATCAATCATTTTAGCTGTTGTTTCCATTCTTTGTCTCTTTCTTGCTGATCGCTTGAAGTCTGGCCAAAACAAGGCATAAAGGAAAAGTTAATGCTAGTTCTTGACAGCTAGAGTAAAGAGCAAGTCTTTATTAGAAATAAAAATTTTTACATGTGAGCTGGACGAGGAGCCAGCTCTTTTTGCGTGATCGGGCTGAGAGTTAATAAAGATTTGTATGAAATTTTTCTAATAATAATATATATTGGATAAATTTCACAATAAAATTCAAAATGATGTATGAATTTTCTGGCAATTAAAAAAGAATGTGTTATCATTAATGAAAGCGATTACATTTATGGTTGGAAGGAGTGATTTTCTTGGCAGATTATGATTTATTAGTCATTGGTTCAGGCCCGGGAGGCTATATTGCTGCAGAAGAAGCAGCAAAGTCAGGGCTGAAAACGGCTGTCGTTGACAAAGGTCCGGTAGGGGGGACTTGTTTAAATTCAGGTTGTATTCCCATTCAAAGCTATGTTCAAAATGGCCGCTGGGCCTTACAAAGTAAGCAACTGGCCAAATATGGATTAGCTCAAGTCAGTGATGACATTGATTTTAAAGTCTTAAAGACACGGAAAGATCAAGTCGTCCAGCAAAACCAGCAAGGAATCTTACAGATCTTTAAAAGCAATGGGATTGATTTTATCGAAGGTGAAGCAGTCTTTGTCAAAGATAAGACCTTTAAGGTTAATGATCAGACCCTTAGTGCCAAAAATGTTTTATTGGCAACTGGAAGTCGGGTTTTAGAACCAACAATTCCTGGAATTGAAGGGGTAGATTATTTGACCCATGAAAGCTTTTTCCACATGGAAGATTTACCTGAGCGTTTAGTGATTGTTGGGGCCAGCGAGCATGGGGTGGAATTTGCCTTTGCTATGGCTGCCTTGGGTGTCAAGGTAAGTCTGATTGAGGAAAAGGCAACCATTATTCCAAACCAAGTCAAAGAGGTACAAGACTATGTCAAAAAGCTATTCAAAAAACTTTCTGTAGAAGTGATTGAAGGAGTAACCATTGACCATCTTAGTCCGGACCAGGTCCATCTGAGTGATGGTCAAGAGATTGGCTTTGACCAGCTTCTCTTAATGATTAGCCGGCGTCCAGATTTGACCATGGTAAAGGATATGGGACTTGAATTGGATAAAAAAGGCACTTATTTAGCAGTTGATGAAAGCTATCAATCCAGCTCTCCAGGAATCTATGGTGTTGGGGACTTAATCGGTGGATGGCCATTTGCCCATGCTGCTAGCCATGAAGGTATCAAGGCAGTCAAGGCAATCCTAGGACAGGCTGAATATCCCCTTGATTTTAATGCTGTGCCTCGTAAGATGGCGGTTGACGTTGATGTTGAAAGTTTTGGTATGCATGAAGACCAAGCCCAAGAAGCTGGCTATGATGTGATTAGTCATCAGATTCCTTTCATGATGAATGGGGCAGCCGCTGCTCTGGATGAGAGTGAAGGCTTTGTCAATATAATTAGTGAAAAACAATATGGGCAGATTTTAGGGGGCTTGGTAGTTGGCCATGGAGCCAGTGAAATCATGCATATTCTCTTAGCAGTTTATCAATGTGAAGGCACGATTGATGAATTAGCCCAAATGGTCTTTGCCCACCCTACCTTATCGGAAACTATTGGAGATGTCGCTAAAGCATTGGTAAGAAAATATTAATGAGTTAAACAGAGACAATAGGAGGAATTCATTATGGTGAAAACACAAGAACAACAACAAGAGCAAAGACAAAGCTCCGGACAAGCCCAGTTTAAAGAACGGATGGCGACCGATATTAAAACTGCCTCTGATGTTGAAGTTAAAGCCATGAGTCCGGATAAGGCCAAGGCGATCTATAAAACGATGAACGAAATTCGAGACTTTGAGGATACTGTCCACCGTTTCTTTGCCCAAGGGGAAATCCCTGGCTTTGTTCACTTGTATGCTGGTGAAGAAGCTATTGCGAGTGGTGTTTGTGCCCACTTAACTGATGATGACTATATTACCTCTACTCACCGGGGCCACGGACACTGTGTGGCTAAGGGCGGCGACCTTAAAGGCATGATGGCTGAGATCTTTGGTAAAGAGACTGGTCTCGGTAAAGGTAAGGGTGGCTCTATGCATATTGCTGACCTCGATAAGGGGATCCTAGGAGCCAACGGTATGGTTGGTGGCGGATTCGGACTAGCGGTTGGCGCTGCTATGCGTAATAAATACCTAAAAACTGACTCAGTAGCTGTTTGTTTCTTTGGGGACGGGGCTTCTAATGAAGGCTTATTCCATGAGTGTTTAAATATGGCAAGTATTTGGCAATTACCAGTTATTTTCGTTAATGAAAATAACTTCTTTGCGGAATCGACCCCACAATGGTATTCATCCGGTTCGGAAACCATCGCTGAACGGGCAGCAGCCTACAATATGCCAGGAGTCCGTGTCGATGGAAAAGATTTGATGGCTGTTTATGAAGCAGCTGGTGAAGCTATTGACCGGGCGCGTCAAGGCGGGGGGCCAACATTAATTGAATGTGTGGCTTACCGAAACTATGGTCACTTTGAGGGTGACGAACAAAAATATAAAGCCCTCTCTGGTCCTGAAAAAGAATGGGCTGACCGTGACGCTATCCAAGTCTTTAAAGACTATGCCATTGAACATGGCTTGGCCAGTCAAGAAGAATTAGAAGAAATCGAAGCCCAAGCCAAACAAGATGTGGAAGACGCAGTGGAATATGCTAAAGAAAGTCCAATTCCGGCTGCTGAAAACCTATTAACCGATGTTTTCGCTGACTAATCTGAGGATTTAGCTGAGAGAGGAGACTTTAATATGAGTAGAGAAATTGCCTTTATGACCGCAATTAATGAAGCTTTAGACCAAGCCATGGAAAAAGACGACCGCGTTGTCCTCTTAGGAGAGGATATTGCGGGTGGTCGTGAAGTTGACCATTTAGCTGAAGAAAATGAGGATGCCTGGGGTGGCGTTATGGGGGTTACCAAGGGTTTGGGACCTAAGTACGGTTTAGATCGTGTCATTGATACCCCCTTATCAGAAATGGGTTATATGGCTGCGGCAGTCGGGATGGCCGCCACTGGTTTACGTCCTGTTCCTGAATTAATGTTTAACGACTTTATCGGTTTCTGTTTAGACTCCTTATTAGGCCAAGGGTCAAAAATGCGCTATATGTTTGGTGGTAAGGCACAGATTCCAATGGTAGTTCGGACCATGCATGGGGCTGGAGCGAGTGCAGCTGCCCAACACTCAGGCTCTTATTATGGGATCTTTGGTTCCATTCCAGGAATTAAAGTGGTTGTTCCTGCCACACCCTATGATGCTAAGGGCTTACTCTTAGCGTCAATTGAAGACAATAATATTGTGGTCTTTTCTGAAGACAAGACCATTTATGGCCAAAAGGGTGAGGTCCCAGAAGAATACTATACCATCCCAATTGGTAAGGCCAATGTTTACCGCCAAGGGGATGACTTAACCATTGTGACGATTGGTAAAATGCTCTTTGTAGCGGAAGAAGTTGCTGAACGTTTGGCTGAGGACGGTATTTCAGTAGAAGTCATTGACCTCAGAACAGTTGCCCCTTGGGACCAAGAAACTGTGATTGAATCAGTGAAGAAAACCGGTCGTCTAATTGTTATTGATGAATCCAACCCACACAATAATACAGCAACCGATATTGCCTCGGTGGTGAGTGACAAGGCCTTCGATTACCTTGATGGGCCAATTAAATGTATTTGTGCTCCTAACGTACCGGTACCTTTTGCGGTGAACTTGGAACAATTATATTTACCTGATGCCGATAAGGTCATTGAAGAAGCTGCTGAACTTATTGACGACTTAAGAGCATAAGGAGGCGGAAATATATGGCGACAGAAGTAGTAATGCCAACATTAGGACTCACCATGACAGAAGGAACTATCGAACAATGGTATGTTAAAGAAGGCGATGAAGTTTCTTCAGGGGACGTCCTAGCAACGATTAGTTCAGAAAAATTATCTGGTGATGTGGAAGCCCCAGAAGCAGGAACTGTGATTAAAATTCTAGCTGATGAAGGCGACACCCTAAAATGTAAGGCTGCCATGGCTTATATTGGGGAAGCCGGTGAAGTAGTAGAAGTTGAAGACTCAACTGAAGAGGCTAGTGAAACTGAAGCAGAATCCAGCTCCAGTAGCAAAGAAAGTCCAAAAGAAACAAGCAAGGATAAAACTGATAGCAAAGCACGCCAAGGAGCCGTTAAGGGCGACCGTATCTTTATCACTCCTGTAGCCCGTAAATTAGCTGAAGAAAAAGGCTATAATATAGAGGACATTCCAGGAACAGGTGGTAATGGTCGAATTACCCGTCGTGATGTCGAACGCTATCAACCTGAAGCTAAACCTAGCCAAGTGGCCACTAGTCAAGCTGGCCAAGGTTTACCAGGTATGCGGAAGACCATTGCTAAACGGATGGTCCAAAGCTTACAAACCACTGCCCAATTGACTTTACATCGTAAGGCAGACGTTACCCAATTAAGCAAGCTGCGCCAAGAAATTAAGTCTAAAGCTGACGATGGGGCAGCACTAGGCTGGACCACCTTAATTACCCGGGCAGCTGTTAAGGCCTTAGAAGAGACGCCTGAAATGAATAGTTGGTATCATGACGGTCAATGGGAGCAACACGAAGCGGTTCATATTGGAATGGCGACCGCAGTTGCTGATGGCCTAGTGGTTCCTGTCATTAGAGATGCCCAGGGGCTCAGTTTAAGTAAGTTAGGTGAAAAGATTAATGAAGTGACTAGCCAAGCCAAGGCTGGCCAATTACCAGGGGAGCTCTATTCAGGGTCGACCTTCTCCATTACTAATATGGGAGGACGAGGCGTTGAATACTTCACCCCAGTGATCAACCCACCAGAAGCAGGTATTCTGGGTCTAGGCGCCATCCAAAAAGAATTAGCCTTTGATGAAAACGGCGAAGTGGTAGAGTTAAGTAAATTCCCATTAAGTTTAACCTTCGACCATCAATTACTAGATGGTGATCCAGCTGGCGCTTTCTTAGACCTAATTGTTTCTTATCTAGAAAATCCTTATAGTTTACTGCTATAAGAATAAGCATAATGACTATTAGTTGAACAGAGATAATAGGAGAGGGCTGGGACAGGAGTCGCAGCCTTCTTCTTATTTATAGCTGAGTAAAGGAGGGGAAAAATGGTTAATCATAAAAAACGCTTAGCCGAAAATATTGAAGCGGCCTTAAAAGAAGCTGAAAATTTGGCTATTGAGAAAAAACATAAAAATATTGCAATTGCCCATGTTTTTAACTATTTAATTGAGGATCAAGATAGTTTTACCTATCGTTTTTTAAAGTCCTTGAATGTGCCAATGAAGGCCATGCAGGCAGAAATTAATCGCGAATTATCACGTTTAGGTAGCGATTATGGTAAAAATCTCAATTATGGCCAACAATTCACTAAACAAGTCGGCGACCTCTTCCAAGGGGCAGAAAATTACCGAGAAAAACGCCAGGCCAATGAAATCACTAGTCAAGACCTCTTAATGGCCCTATTCGACCTTAAAAACAACGAATTGACCCATTGGCTAAATAATTATGTTAACCGCGCCAGTGCCCATAAAAAATTAGCCGAATACCAGGAAAAGCGGACAATTGAGAGTGACGATATGAACTTATCCTTCCCCGCTATATCCAAGTATGCTAGGAATTTAAATGCTAGCTACCGGGCGGGTGAAATGGATCCCATTATCGGCCGGGAAAAAGAACTTGCTGAGATGGTACTCATCCTATCGCGGCGGACAAAGAATAATCCCCTCCTTATCGGGGAAGCAGGAGTAGGTAAAACTGCCTTAGTCGAAGGCCTGGTCCAGCATATTGAGGAAGCTAAGCTGCCTTCCAGTTTAAAGGGAACTATCGTCATGGCCTTAGATATTGGGGCCTTGATTGCAGGGGCTAAGTACCGTGGTGATTTTGAAGAACGCTTAAAAGCCGTCCTTGATGAGGTGAAGGCTTCACAGGGAAAAATTATTCTCTTTATTGATGAAATCCATACCATTGTGGGAGCTGGAAAGACAGAAGGTGCTATGGACGCTGGAAACTTACTCAAGCCTATGTTAGCTCGAGGTGAAATTCACTGTATTGGGGCGACCACCCATCAGGAGTATCACCAATACTTCGAAAAAGACCGCGCCCTTGATCGTCGTTTCCAACGGATATTAGTTGAACAACCGACTTTATTTGAGAGTCAGGCTATTCTCAAAGGCTTACAGGCCCAATATGAAAGCTACCACCACGTTTTTATAGAAGATCAAGCCATCGAAGCAAGTGTGACTTTAAGTGATCGCTACATGACTGATCGCTATTTACCGGATAAGGCTATTGATGTCTTAGATATTGCTTGTGCAGAAGTAAGTATGGTTCTTAAAGAAGCACCAGCTAGCTTATTAACTGCTAGACAAGACCGCTATGATTTGGAGCTGACTCTAGCTAATTCTCATCTCACTTCAAGCGGTCAGGATGATGAAGTAAACCAGGTCAAAGAGGATTTAGCCAGGGCCCAAGAAAAAGAGACTGCTTTAAATGACCAGTGGCAGGCAGAAAAAGCCTTGCTTAAAAACTGGCAAGATTACCGGCAAAAATTCTTTCAAGCCCACTTAGACCTGAAGCAGGCGCAAAAAAGCTTTGATAGTCGAGTGGTGAAAGTCTTAGAAGAGGAAAGCATTCCCCAGCTGGAAGAAAAAATCAAAAAAGTGAAGGCAGACTATCAAGCCGTCCTAAAAGATGGTGACCAGGCCCTATTAGATCCTTGGGTGAGAAAGAATGATGTCGCCAAGGTGATTGCGCGTCAAACCGGCATTCCTGTTGCCCAAGTGGCTGAAGAGGAACGGAAAAAATTAATGCACTTAGCTAGCCGTTTACACCAACGTATTGTCGGCCAAGACCCTGCTGTTCAAGCCGTTAGTCAGGCAGTGATTCGTTCTCGCGCTGATGTCCAAGACCCTAACCGCCCGATTGGTTCTTTCTTATTC
The nucleotide sequence above comes from Aerococcus urinae. Encoded proteins:
- a CDS encoding MFS transporter; protein product: MKGKYLILTIIMAFTVAGAVGLNINSVGVFLGPVSKDLNVLTGTFAIHATLISFGTAFAAFAVPGVLKRFSFKKVLIVASLVTALSTMAMGFSNSMWQFYILAFTRGVFAAFYGIVPLQLLINNWYKAKHGTVSSVVFAFSGVAGAIFAPMLTQLIQSIGWRQTYLVQALLFVLLALPAIIYPFAFDPRDENKLPYGYQEEAADADETGDDSGEEAFSYTQPTFVLLIVASLLITALTGLAQHFPAIGEEYGYLPTMAALMVSAGMLGNIIFKIIIGFISDAKGAMVSVYTMLATMVLGLIVIMTFRVAEISLLGSFLYGAVYSISAVGLALVTKHIFSLKLFDKVYPSVNFIANAGAAVAVSMYGYLYDFSGSYRLAIILSIILAVVSILCLFLADRLKSGQNKA
- a CDS encoding dihydrolipoyl dehydrogenase family protein produces the protein MADYDLLVIGSGPGGYIAAEEAAKSGLKTAVVDKGPVGGTCLNSGCIPIQSYVQNGRWALQSKQLAKYGLAQVSDDIDFKVLKTRKDQVVQQNQQGILQIFKSNGIDFIEGEAVFVKDKTFKVNDQTLSAKNVLLATGSRVLEPTIPGIEGVDYLTHESFFHMEDLPERLVIVGASEHGVEFAFAMAALGVKVSLIEEKATIIPNQVKEVQDYVKKLFKKLSVEVIEGVTIDHLSPDQVHLSDGQEIGFDQLLLMISRRPDLTMVKDMGLELDKKGTYLAVDESYQSSSPGIYGVGDLIGGWPFAHAASHEGIKAVKAILGQAEYPLDFNAVPRKMAVDVDVESFGMHEDQAQEAGYDVISHQIPFMMNGAAAALDESEGFVNIISEKQYGQILGGLVVGHGASEIMHILLAVYQCEGTIDELAQMVFAHPTLSETIGDVAKALVRKY
- a CDS encoding thiamine pyrophosphate-dependent dehydrogenase E1 component subunit alpha — protein: MATDIKTASDVEVKAMSPDKAKAIYKTMNEIRDFEDTVHRFFAQGEIPGFVHLYAGEEAIASGVCAHLTDDDYITSTHRGHGHCVAKGGDLKGMMAEIFGKETGLGKGKGGSMHIADLDKGILGANGMVGGGFGLAVGAAMRNKYLKTDSVAVCFFGDGASNEGLFHECLNMASIWQLPVIFVNENNFFAESTPQWYSSGSETIAERAAAYNMPGVRVDGKDLMAVYEAAGEAIDRARQGGGPTLIECVAYRNYGHFEGDEQKYKALSGPEKEWADRDAIQVFKDYAIEHGLASQEELEEIEAQAKQDVEDAVEYAKESPIPAAENLLTDVFAD
- a CDS encoding alpha-ketoacid dehydrogenase subunit beta, producing the protein MSREIAFMTAINEALDQAMEKDDRVVLLGEDIAGGREVDHLAEENEDAWGGVMGVTKGLGPKYGLDRVIDTPLSEMGYMAAAVGMAATGLRPVPELMFNDFIGFCLDSLLGQGSKMRYMFGGKAQIPMVVRTMHGAGASAAAQHSGSYYGIFGSIPGIKVVVPATPYDAKGLLLASIEDNNIVVFSEDKTIYGQKGEVPEEYYTIPIGKANVYRQGDDLTIVTIGKMLFVAEEVAERLAEDGISVEVIDLRTVAPWDQETVIESVKKTGRLIVIDESNPHNNTATDIASVVSDKAFDYLDGPIKCICAPNVPVPFAVNLEQLYLPDADKVIEEAAELIDDLRA
- a CDS encoding dihydrolipoamide acetyltransferase family protein, whose amino-acid sequence is MATEVVMPTLGLTMTEGTIEQWYVKEGDEVSSGDVLATISSEKLSGDVEAPEAGTVIKILADEGDTLKCKAAMAYIGEAGEVVEVEDSTEEASETEAESSSSSKESPKETSKDKTDSKARQGAVKGDRIFITPVARKLAEEKGYNIEDIPGTGGNGRITRRDVERYQPEAKPSQVATSQAGQGLPGMRKTIAKRMVQSLQTTAQLTLHRKADVTQLSKLRQEIKSKADDGAALGWTTLITRAAVKALEETPEMNSWYHDGQWEQHEAVHIGMATAVADGLVVPVIRDAQGLSLSKLGEKINEVTSQAKAGQLPGELYSGSTFSITNMGGRGVEYFTPVINPPEAGILGLGAIQKELAFDENGEVVELSKFPLSLTFDHQLLDGDPAGAFLDLIVSYLENPYSLLL